In a genomic window of Oceanispirochaeta sp. M1:
- a CDS encoding low molecular weight protein-tyrosine-phosphatase has translation MSDLKVMFVCLGNICRSPLAHAVFEHRAAQEGLDIFTESCGTGAWHVGEPADARMRRTAEDHGVTINHNARRFQPSDLDEYDLIIPMDKENLNDIEGFAGPEHKDKIHLMREWDPEGGTDVPDPWYGGPEGFETVFEIVDRSCKVLVNELKEKLS, from the coding sequence ATGAGTGATTTAAAAGTTATGTTTGTATGTCTTGGAAATATATGCCGATCTCCCCTGGCCCATGCTGTGTTTGAACACAGGGCGGCTCAGGAGGGATTGGATATTTTTACTGAATCCTGCGGAACGGGTGCCTGGCATGTGGGTGAGCCTGCTGATGCGAGGATGCGCCGGACGGCAGAGGATCATGGTGTTACGATCAATCACAATGCCCGCCGGTTTCAACCCTCCGATCTGGATGAATATGATCTGATAATTCCTATGGATAAGGAAAATCTGAATGACATAGAGGGCTTTGCAGGACCTGAGCATAAGGACAAAATCCATCTGATGAGAGAGTGGGACCCGGAAGGCGGGACAGATGTACCCGATCCCTGGTACGGTGGACCCGAAGGTTTTGAAACCGTATTTGAAATTGTAGATCGAAGCTGCAAAGTTCTTGTGAACGAGCTTAAAGAAAAACTGTCCTGA
- a CDS encoding fructosamine kinase family protein: MDKPLPRFNSLTEALNSIEKTGCVVKGERGVGGGCINSCSILTLSTGRKLFIKRNNSEGEEMFLREASGLSALASVAEAPPVPEVLAYGIDSSFSFLLMEYLEPAAKNNNFWEDFGRSLARMHRYGRNSQCGFTEDNYIGASPQVNSVLDDWIDFFRIRRLEYQLKMARDRGLADSFMQSLVQSVMDNLDQILIPCDKGGASLLHGDLWSGNFITGPQGRACIIDPAVYYGHREADLAMTRLFGAYDPVFYSSYNEEWPLEPGSTERMDLYNLYHMLNHLNLFGGSYAGSVLSIARKYA; the protein is encoded by the coding sequence ATGGATAAACCTCTGCCCCGTTTCAACTCACTGACTGAAGCTCTTAATTCCATTGAGAAAACAGGATGTGTTGTTAAAGGGGAGAGGGGAGTCGGCGGAGGCTGTATCAACAGCTGCAGTATTCTGACACTCAGTACGGGACGAAAACTCTTTATCAAGAGAAATAATTCTGAGGGTGAAGAAATGTTTTTGCGGGAGGCATCAGGCCTTTCCGCCCTGGCTTCAGTCGCTGAAGCGCCGCCAGTCCCTGAAGTTCTGGCATACGGAATTGACAGCTCTTTTTCTTTTCTCCTGATGGAATATCTTGAACCCGCAGCAAAAAACAATAATTTCTGGGAAGACTTTGGACGTTCACTGGCACGAATGCATAGATACGGACGGAATTCCCAATGCGGATTCACTGAGGATAATTATATCGGCGCCAGCCCTCAGGTCAACTCGGTTCTGGATGACTGGATTGATTTTTTCAGAATCCGCCGGCTGGAATATCAGCTGAAAATGGCCAGGGACCGTGGGCTGGCAGACTCTTTTATGCAGAGCCTTGTACAATCTGTAATGGATAATCTTGATCAGATACTGATCCCCTGTGATAAGGGGGGTGCCAGTCTTCTGCATGGTGATCTCTGGTCAGGGAATTTCATAACAGGACCTCAGGGGAGAGCCTGTATCATTGATCCGGCCGTCTATTACGGACACAGAGAAGCTGATCTGGCAATGACACGCCTTTTTGGTGCCTATGACCCGGTTTTCTATAGTTCTTATAATGAAGAGTGGCCTCTGGAGCCCGGTTCTACGGAACGTATGGATCTTTACAATCTTTATCATATGCTGAATCACTTGAATCTTTTCGGTGGAAGCTATGCGGGCTCTGTACTCAGTATCGCCCGGAAATATGCCTGA